The following are encoded together in the Lathyrus oleraceus cultivar Zhongwan6 chromosome 3, CAAS_Psat_ZW6_1.0, whole genome shotgun sequence genome:
- the LOC127128952 gene encoding uncharacterized protein LOC127128952, whose protein sequence is MASVEPQNERNHVYRFSTLPQSETEANNHEEQPLSISTNTTIPTISDDIYSDENINISPRTCEKIQDVVGLTMLILLIFLPLYRRLGSPKQDPIPPIFNLNSMYISNFTIGTKGLAATWDAKFTITNTNVSSIYFRSIDFTIFYKQNPEDALSIASSYPFYLDQGEFIKLHLKFMTTGTAGWEADQEQPFVENNLVDEIGKDRDRNNGTLSFGIQTKVQAIYYGETWVSDVVMTPYCEDLMVHFFPNKNSGRLVNPNRNFSVPIHWKPLPFF, encoded by the coding sequence aTGGCCTCTGTTGAACCTCAAAACGAGAGAAATCACGTTTACAGGTTTTCAACATTGCCTCAATCAGAAACCGAAGCTAATAATCATGAAGAACAACCATTATCAATCTCCACAAACACAACAATTCCAACCATTTCCGACGATATTTACTCAGATGAAAACATTAACATTAGCCCTCGTACCTGCGAAAAAATCCAAGACGTTGTCGGTCTCACAATGTTAATATTACTAATATTCTTACCTCTTTATAGACGCTTAGGATCACCAAAACAAGACCCAATCCCACCCATTTTCAACCTCAATTCAATGTACATTTCAAATTTCACCATAGGAACAAAAGGACTCGCCGCAACGTGGGACGCGAAATTCACAATCACAAACACAAATGTCTCGTCTATATACTTTCGCAGCATTGATTTCACAATATTTTACAAACAAAATCCAGAAGATGCTCTCTCAATTGCTTCTTCGTACCCTTTTTATTTGGACCAAGGTGAGTTTATAAAGCTGCATTTGAAATTCATGACTACGGGGACAGCGGGTTGGGAAGCTGATCAAGAACAGCCATTTGTGGAGAATAATTTGGTGGATGAAATAGGGAAAGATAGAGATAGAAATAATGGTACATTGAGTTTTGGAATTCAAACGAAGGTTCAAGCTATTTATTATGGTGAAACATGGGTTTCTGATGTTGTTATGACACCTTATTGTGAAGATTTGATGGTTCATTTTTTTCCTAATAAGAATTCAGGAAGGTTGGTTAACCCCAACAGGAATTTCTCTGTTCCAATTCATTGGAAGCCATTGCCTTTCTTTTGA